From one Asterias amurensis chromosome 10, ASM3211899v1 genomic stretch:
- the LOC139942737 gene encoding uncharacterized protein, producing MYADDLQLYVSVKQGKQHLAISTQEACLRNVRYWMKTNQLVLNDNKTKILHVTSQKKRSQELPPVHIGETRVSCSGAVRYLGVTLDSHLSLRQHLNIVCSKASFALYRVGKVRHLLNKQTTEILVHSCVSSLLDNCNSLLFDIPQKDIAKLQRIQNSAARLV from the coding sequence ATGTATGCGGATGACCTACAACTCTATGTGTCAGTAAAGCAAGGAAAGCAACACCTAGCCATATCAACACAAGAGGCTTGTCTGCGTAATGTACGGTATTGGATGAAGACAAATCAGCTCGTCTTGAACGACAATAAGACAAAAATTCTCCATGTTACTTCACAGAAGAAGAGATCTCAAGAATTACCTCCTGTACACATTGGTGAGACCCGGGTCTCATGTAGTGGTGCAGTGAGGTATCTTGGGGTGACACTAGACAGCCATCTATCTCTACGCCAGCATCTGAACATAGTATGTAGCAAAGCATCGTTCGCACTTTATAGAGTCGGCAAAGTGCGCCATCTTCTCAATAAGCAAACTACAGAGATTCTGGTCCACTCATGTGTAAGCTCCCTTCTGGATAACTGCAACTCTCTCTTGTTTGACATTCCCCAAAAAGACATAGCTAAACTTCAACGTATCCAGAATTCCGCTGCCCGTCTGGTTTAa